From Leptospira stimsonii, the proteins below share one genomic window:
- a CDS encoding sodium-translocating pyrophosphatase, translated as MNSVTIIIAMSILAIVTAVVYTFKVIGIKVGAPGSNDKETQKLIEISSAISEGAMAFLVREYKVISVFIAFMAVLIVLLLDNPGSEGFNDGIHTAIAFVSGAVISCLCGFIGMKIATAGNVRTAEAGKTSLSKAFRVAFDSGAVMGFGLVGLAILGMIVLFLIFTGLHPGVEKHFLMESLAGFGLGGSAVALFGRVGGGIYTKAADVGADLVGKVEKGIPEDDPRNPATIADNVGDNVGDVAGMGADLFGSCAEATCAALVIGATASALSGSVDALLYPLLISAFGIPASLLTSFLARVKEGGNVETTLKIQLWVSTILVAIIMYFVTNTFMVDSFEIAGKTITKWDVYISMLVGLFSGMFIGIITEYYTSHSYKPVREVAEASNTGAATNIIYGLALGYHSSVIPVILLVITIVTANILAGMYGIAIAALGMISTIAIGLTIDAYGPVSDNAGGIAEMAELGKEVRDRTDNLDAAGNTTAAIGKGFAIGSAALTSLALFAAFITRTQTTSLEILNPEVFGGLMFGAMLPFLFTAMTMKSVGKAAVDMVEEVRKQFREIPGIMEGKNKPDYKRCVDISTTAALREMILPGLLVLLTPIVVGYLFGVKSLAGVLAGALVAGVVLAISAANSGGGWDNAKKYIEKKAGGKGSDQHKAAVVGDTVGDPFKDTSGPSINILIKLMAITSLVFAEFFVQHGGLVLRLFH; from the coding sequence ATGAATTCAGTTACGATTATTATCGCCATGTCTATTTTGGCGATCGTTACTGCAGTAGTCTACACCTTCAAAGTGATCGGCATCAAAGTCGGCGCTCCGGGTAGTAACGATAAAGAGACTCAAAAACTCATAGAAATATCCTCCGCCATCTCCGAAGGGGCAATGGCCTTCCTGGTTCGGGAATACAAGGTTATTTCCGTTTTCATCGCCTTTATGGCGGTCCTGATCGTTCTCCTTTTGGACAATCCGGGTTCGGAAGGGTTTAATGACGGGATTCACACCGCAATCGCCTTCGTTTCTGGTGCCGTGATTTCCTGTCTCTGCGGATTTATCGGGATGAAGATTGCAACCGCTGGAAACGTAAGAACCGCAGAAGCCGGAAAAACTTCTCTTTCGAAAGCGTTCCGAGTTGCCTTCGATTCCGGCGCTGTGATGGGATTCGGTCTCGTGGGTCTTGCGATCCTCGGAATGATCGTTCTCTTCCTTATTTTTACGGGATTGCATCCCGGAGTGGAAAAACACTTCCTCATGGAATCTCTGGCAGGCTTCGGTCTGGGTGGTTCCGCTGTGGCTCTCTTCGGAAGAGTGGGGGGAGGAATTTACACAAAGGCCGCCGACGTAGGAGCGGACTTGGTGGGAAAGGTTGAAAAGGGAATCCCGGAAGATGATCCTAGAAACCCCGCAACGATTGCGGATAACGTGGGAGACAACGTGGGTGACGTTGCCGGTATGGGAGCCGATCTTTTCGGATCTTGTGCGGAAGCGACTTGCGCCGCCCTTGTGATCGGAGCGACGGCATCGGCTCTTTCCGGTTCCGTGGATGCGCTTTTATATCCCCTTCTGATTTCCGCTTTTGGAATCCCGGCTTCTCTTTTGACGAGCTTTCTTGCGAGAGTCAAAGAAGGCGGAAATGTGGAAACCACTCTGAAAATTCAGCTCTGGGTATCCACGATTCTCGTCGCGATCATTATGTATTTCGTAACCAACACCTTTATGGTGGATTCTTTTGAAATCGCGGGAAAGACGATTACAAAGTGGGATGTTTATATTTCCATGCTCGTCGGTCTTTTTTCGGGAATGTTCATAGGAATCATAACCGAGTATTATACTTCTCATTCTTACAAACCGGTGAGAGAAGTCGCGGAAGCGTCTAACACCGGTGCGGCGACCAACATCATCTACGGACTCGCGCTCGGATATCATTCTTCCGTGATTCCTGTGATTCTTCTTGTGATCACCATCGTAACGGCGAACATTCTCGCCGGGATGTATGGAATCGCGATCGCGGCTCTGGGGATGATTTCCACCATCGCGATCGGCCTAACGATTGACGCTTATGGTCCGGTTTCGGATAACGCGGGTGGAATCGCAGAAATGGCCGAACTTGGAAAAGAAGTTCGTGATAGGACCGACAACTTGGATGCGGCGGGAAATACCACTGCGGCGATCGGAAAAGGGTTTGCGATCGGTTCAGCGGCGTTGACGTCTCTCGCACTATTTGCCGCGTTTATCACAAGAACGCAGACGACGAGCCTCGAAATTCTAAACCCGGAAGTATTCGGGGGTTTGATGTTCGGAGCGATGTTGCCTTTCCTTTTCACCGCAATGACGATGAAGTCGGTTGGAAAAGCGGCTGTGGATATGGTAGAAGAGGTTCGAAAACAGTTCCGCGAAATTCCAGGAATTATGGAAGGAAAGAACAAACCGGATTACAAACGTTGTGTGGATATCTCCACGACAGCGGCGCTGAGAGAGATGATTCTTCCCGGATTGCTCGTTCTTTTGACGCCGATCGTTGTAGGCTATCTTTTCGGAGTGAAGTCACTCGCAGGAGTTCTTGCGGGTGCGCTCGTTGCCGGTGTGGTTCTCGCGATCTCCGCGGCGAACTCCGGTGGGGGATGGGACAACGCAAAGAAATACATCGAGAAAAAAGCCGGTGGAAAGGGTTCCGACCAACACAAGGCGGCCGTAGTCGGTGATACCGTTGGAGATCCTTTCAAAGATACTTCCGGACCATCGATCAATATTCTTATCAAGTTGATGGCGATCACAAGCCTCGTCTTTGCTGAATTTTTTGTTCAGCACGGCGGATTGGTTCTGAGATTGTTTCATTAG
- a CDS encoding DUF1564 domain-containing protein, whose protein sequence is MDILLLSSQKMILSALNEGEVGMDSLLIPLSYWNRLDVAQRKALSKKLPFLLIRFTKYVASLDRLHGRGGKIKYNWGAGDMKKMTIHVHSGVWAVLGALAAAHGVSRCFLFNYLLWLEDVGVGDSIVDTMNRGVPQFHSVYRMIWTLDLRKNQISRALHFAPDPITSESLPDPFP, encoded by the coding sequence ATGGACATCCTCTTGCTTTCTTCCCAAAAAATGATTCTTTCCGCTCTGAATGAAGGTGAAGTCGGAATGGATTCTCTTTTGATTCCGCTCAGTTACTGGAACCGTTTAGACGTTGCTCAGAGGAAGGCTCTTTCTAAGAAGCTCCCTTTTCTTTTGATTCGATTTACGAAGTACGTTGCTTCCCTGGATCGTCTTCATGGGAGAGGCGGTAAGATCAAATACAACTGGGGAGCTGGAGATATGAAGAAAATGACGATCCATGTACATTCGGGAGTTTGGGCGGTCTTGGGAGCTTTGGCAGCGGCGCACGGAGTTTCGAGGTGTTTTCTCTTTAACTATCTCTTGTGGTTGGAAGACGTCGGCGTCGGAGATTCTATCGTTGACACCATGAATAGAGGAGTTCCTCAGTTCCATTCCGTTTACCGGATGATCTGGACTTTAGATCTTCGGAAAAATCAAATCTCCCGTGCCTTGCACTTCGCACCGGACCCGATCACAAGCGAATCCCTCCCCGATCCATTTCCCTAA